A single window of Salvia splendens isolate huo1 chromosome 6, SspV2, whole genome shotgun sequence DNA harbors:
- the LOC121808540 gene encoding cytochrome P450 CYP72A219-like isoform X1: MDVKLGSIFSSTLILVCMLLAIKLLKWAWLRPRKLEKLLREQGLSGNPYRLLIGDMKQLITVMKEEQPRTVNLSDPILPHILPFYTQIIQKYGPRSFAWFGAAPRINISDPELMKEILAKPSVFQKPRPDPIGETIVGGLLFLEDAQWVLHRKIINAAFHVEKLKYFPFLQKMIPAMYACCSEMIEKWGALVSRNGKHVEMDVWPYLEDLSGDMISRTAFGCSHEQGRRIFQLQKEQVKLVLQLLKFSFIPGWRYFPTKTNRRMRGVSREIEAAVRGIIVERERAAERGETIHDDLLGILMESNMNEIQEQGSKKMGMSIADVIEECKLFYFAGSETTSNLLVWTLVMLSKHPDWQARARGEILQVLGMNPPTFDALNQLKTVSMILQEVLRIYPPAPLIIRAPTKTVRLGSMTVPVGAELTLLIAQMHHDPEIWGEDVNEFRPERFANGISSAAKMNFAFLPFSSGPRVCIGQNFAMMEAKMALAMMLRSFHFELSSSYLHAPFPILTLQPQYGAPLILRTL; this comes from the exons atggaTGTAAAACTTGGCTCAATCTTCAGCTCCACACTCATTCTAGTATGTATGCTACTTGcaataaaattactaaaatgGGCTTGGCTGAGGCCGAGGAAGCTCGAGAAGCTTCTCCGGGAGCAAGGCCTCAGTGGCAACCCGTACAGACTCCTCATCGGAGACATGAAACAACTGATCACAGTCATGAAAGAAGAGCAACCAAGGACGGTCAACCTCTCCGACCCCATTCTGCCTCACATCCTTCCATTCTACACACAGATCATCCAAAAATATG GGCCACGTTCGTTCGCGTGGTTTGGAGCTGCACCCAGGATCAACATCTCGGATCCAGAGCTGATGAAGGAGATCCTCGCTAAACCTAGTGTGTTTCAGAAGCCCAGACCTGACCCGATTGGGGAAACGATCGTTGGGGGCCTTTTGTTTCTTGAAGATGCGCAGTGGGTGTTGCACAGAAAGATCATCAACGCCGCCTTCCATGTTGAGAAGTTGAAA TATTTTCCTTTTTTGCAGAAGATGATACCTGCAATGTATGCATGTTGTTCGGAGATGATAGAGAAATGGGGAGCCTTGGTTTCAAGAAACGGAAAGCATGTGGAGATGGACGTCTGGCCTTACCTCGAAGATTTATCAGGTGATATGATTTCGAGGACTGCTTTCGGCTGCAGCCATGAACAAGGAAGAAGAATATTTCAGCTGCAGAAGGAGCAGGTTAAGCTCGTTCTGCAGCTGCTGAAGTTCTCGTTCATCCCGGGATGGAG GTACTTCCCCACCAAAACCAACAGAAGAATGAGAGGCGTGTCGCGAGAGATTGAGGCAGCCGTGAGGGGCATCATCGTCGAAAGAGAGAGAGCGGCCGAGAGGGGAGAAACCATCCATGATGACTTGCTAGGCATATTGATGGAATCAAACATGAATGAGATTCAAGAGCAAGGGAGCAAGAAGATGGGCATGAGCATCGCGGATGTGATTGAGGAATGCAAGCTCTTCTACTTCGCTGGATCCGAGACCACGTCCAATTTGCTCGTGTGGACGTTGGTGATGCTCAGCAAACACCCGGATTGGCAAGCTCGTGCCAGGGGAGAAATTTTGCAAGTTTTGGGAATGAATCCACCTACTTTTGATGCCCTCAACCAACTTAAAACG GTGAGCATGATTTTACAGGAAGTTCTAAGAATATATCCGCCAGCACCGTTGATCATCCGAGCACCCACCAAGACAGTGAGGCTCGGAAGCATGACGGTGCCAGTGGGGGCAGAGCTAACTCTGCTAATAGCCCAAATGCATCACGATCCCGAGATATGGGGCGAAGATGTCAACGAGTTCAGACCAGAAAGATTCGCTAATGGGATTTCGAGTGCAGCAAAGATGAACTTCGCCTTCTTGCCATTCAGCTCGGGCCCTCGCGTCTGCATCGGCCAAAACTTCGCCATGATGGAGGCCAAAATGGCGCTGGCGATGATGCTTCGGAGCTTCCACTTCGAATTGTCATCTTCTTACTTGCATGCTCCGTTTCCGATCTTGACGTTGCAGCCACAATATGGTGCTCCTTTGATTCTGCGCACCTTATAA
- the LOC121808540 gene encoding cytochrome P450 CYP72A219-like isoform X2, translating into MDVKLGSIFSSTLILVCMLLAIKLLKWAWLRPRKLEKLLREQGLSGNPYRLLIGDMKQLITVMKEEQPRTVNLSDPILPHILPFYTQIIQKYGPRSFAWFGAAPRINISDPELMKEILAKPSVFQKPRPDPIGETIVGGLLFLEDAQWVLHRKIINAAFHVEKLKKMIPAMYACCSEMIEKWGALVSRNGKHVEMDVWPYLEDLSGDMISRTAFGCSHEQGRRIFQLQKEQVKLVLQLLKFSFIPGWRYFPTKTNRRMRGVSREIEAAVRGIIVERERAAERGETIHDDLLGILMESNMNEIQEQGSKKMGMSIADVIEECKLFYFAGSETTSNLLVWTLVMLSKHPDWQARARGEILQVLGMNPPTFDALNQLKTVSMILQEVLRIYPPAPLIIRAPTKTVRLGSMTVPVGAELTLLIAQMHHDPEIWGEDVNEFRPERFANGISSAAKMNFAFLPFSSGPRVCIGQNFAMMEAKMALAMMLRSFHFELSSSYLHAPFPILTLQPQYGAPLILRTL; encoded by the exons atggaTGTAAAACTTGGCTCAATCTTCAGCTCCACACTCATTCTAGTATGTATGCTACTTGcaataaaattactaaaatgGGCTTGGCTGAGGCCGAGGAAGCTCGAGAAGCTTCTCCGGGAGCAAGGCCTCAGTGGCAACCCGTACAGACTCCTCATCGGAGACATGAAACAACTGATCACAGTCATGAAAGAAGAGCAACCAAGGACGGTCAACCTCTCCGACCCCATTCTGCCTCACATCCTTCCATTCTACACACAGATCATCCAAAAATATG GGCCACGTTCGTTCGCGTGGTTTGGAGCTGCACCCAGGATCAACATCTCGGATCCAGAGCTGATGAAGGAGATCCTCGCTAAACCTAGTGTGTTTCAGAAGCCCAGACCTGACCCGATTGGGGAAACGATCGTTGGGGGCCTTTTGTTTCTTGAAGATGCGCAGTGGGTGTTGCACAGAAAGATCATCAACGCCGCCTTCCATGTTGAGAAGTTGAAA AAGATGATACCTGCAATGTATGCATGTTGTTCGGAGATGATAGAGAAATGGGGAGCCTTGGTTTCAAGAAACGGAAAGCATGTGGAGATGGACGTCTGGCCTTACCTCGAAGATTTATCAGGTGATATGATTTCGAGGACTGCTTTCGGCTGCAGCCATGAACAAGGAAGAAGAATATTTCAGCTGCAGAAGGAGCAGGTTAAGCTCGTTCTGCAGCTGCTGAAGTTCTCGTTCATCCCGGGATGGAG GTACTTCCCCACCAAAACCAACAGAAGAATGAGAGGCGTGTCGCGAGAGATTGAGGCAGCCGTGAGGGGCATCATCGTCGAAAGAGAGAGAGCGGCCGAGAGGGGAGAAACCATCCATGATGACTTGCTAGGCATATTGATGGAATCAAACATGAATGAGATTCAAGAGCAAGGGAGCAAGAAGATGGGCATGAGCATCGCGGATGTGATTGAGGAATGCAAGCTCTTCTACTTCGCTGGATCCGAGACCACGTCCAATTTGCTCGTGTGGACGTTGGTGATGCTCAGCAAACACCCGGATTGGCAAGCTCGTGCCAGGGGAGAAATTTTGCAAGTTTTGGGAATGAATCCACCTACTTTTGATGCCCTCAACCAACTTAAAACG GTGAGCATGATTTTACAGGAAGTTCTAAGAATATATCCGCCAGCACCGTTGATCATCCGAGCACCCACCAAGACAGTGAGGCTCGGAAGCATGACGGTGCCAGTGGGGGCAGAGCTAACTCTGCTAATAGCCCAAATGCATCACGATCCCGAGATATGGGGCGAAGATGTCAACGAGTTCAGACCAGAAAGATTCGCTAATGGGATTTCGAGTGCAGCAAAGATGAACTTCGCCTTCTTGCCATTCAGCTCGGGCCCTCGCGTCTGCATCGGCCAAAACTTCGCCATGATGGAGGCCAAAATGGCGCTGGCGATGATGCTTCGGAGCTTCCACTTCGAATTGTCATCTTCTTACTTGCATGCTCCGTTTCCGATCTTGACGTTGCAGCCACAATATGGTGCTCCTTTGATTCTGCGCACCTTATAA